GTTACAAACCGATAGGTTTGGGCACATAGACTAAACACACTATTTGAGTTTGGATATTCAAATACAACCTAAAATATGAaagtatcttttatttttaaaccaaaaatttaGTAGTATTAAACTGTCATAAGCTATAATCTCAtgcaatataaataattatttaaataaataataaaaataaaaaataaattaaaattgtttttattttattttttaataacacttttataaatttaaactttatatttttggttttttgaaactttttcaaaaaacttatttttaaatcCGAAAAATCcatttgaaactatttaaaaaaattattttaaattttaaatatttttatttatttttaaaaatcctaaATCTCAGCTGCAAAACTTCACCTCCAAATCTAAACCATCAATTTAGATTAATTAATCATAGAGTTATAAATTTCTATTTACCttcttaatgaaatattttggtcattttgaccAGTACTATATTTATGATTATAAACTTTTTAGGGCCATCCTACTAGAAAAATTCTCTATTTATTATCTCTCttggtattttaaaattttgattgttctgtgtaaacttaaattttgtttcaaTAGAATGTCTGGAAGTTCACAGATCTAAGTACCTAAAATACTGTGCATCGGGTTCGGGTATGATACATATCTCTCTTTTTTAAGTGTTTGATTTGTTGTGCCTATCTTTAATATacacaatacatatatatatacatggatGGACACGGACAACACAAGGAACTTGAACAAGTGAGAGTAATTGCCAATTATTTTGGTCAGAATTAAAACATCATTGTTATAATTTAAGAGGAttacttgtgtgtgtgtgttatatataatattcaataTATCATGAACATATCAAATATGTactgatatatatatgatgtatGTCAATAGAGCAAAGATTTGGGTTATAAATGAATGAAGAAAATGTTGGTGGGATAGTGACAAACAAAATTGAGAAACAATGAAATAATTCGAACCCATGACGTTCCAACTGGTTAAAAGTCCCCACATGATCTTATCAAGGTAGTAGCTgagttgtttgtttctttaaaatcacaaatttctaaagttcaaaaaaaaaaatcacaaatttcTCACGATTTTTGGTATGATCTCTTAGGGCATCTTCATCTctactctattttttcttctaaaataaagcaaaagtgaatatggagtaagaaatgctccaacccaacttcatatctcactccataatgaaatttactccataaatggagtaatctttttttttttttttcatcactcCATTATAAAGTGGAAAATAGAGTAGGGTTGGAacaattttactctattttcacttttactccattttggaggaaaaaatggagttttacatTTGGAGATTCCAAATGCTCTTAGTGTAAATACGAATATCACATATAAAGTATCCGAGCTAAAAACCAAATGGTCAAGTCCACATGCAAATTTACCACATCATAGATATGAACATAGGGTTAGCTATAGCGAGGTTATGCTCTTGACCATAAATCCAATACCATTATACCACACCACAGGCGGATTAAAACCACTAAACTttcctaaaaatatttgtaaagatttcatttccaaagaaaaattcatcaTAACTCGTTGTAAATAAACAGATTTGCTGCTAAACGCACATAAACATTCgaattattattgttttcttaaacgttcaccaaaaaaataattcaaaacgttttatatatttataagataaaaatccaatagtttaaaatatataactttttttatcaaGTGTGCGTCTAGCAAATTTTGATTATCCGGAGGTTTGATttgtttagaatttataaaagaaaCCTATAACTAGTCCCTTATGGTTTGTTTCGCACGTGTGAGTAACTCAATAAATCTGGGTCGCAACAAGTTATGGGGTTGGTTACACATAGTTTCAACTTAAGTTTCTTGGGTCAAATTCGTTAAGTTTATggataaaaaaactaaaaatgtgacatattgtttttcttttcacaaTTAAAAACTTAACGCGACCCAATCATAAAACCGACTCTATAGAAGCAAGAATCAAACAAAGCTTTTTCGTACAGAAGATAAGCCCATTAACAGTAAAGGCCCAGAAAATATGATCCGCAGAATAAAATTtcagcttcttacaaaaaaaGGACAAGTCACGAGACAAGTAACACAAAGAAAGCTCCAAGAATCTGTCGACTTTCTGAGAATCCAAAGGTCAGAAGATCGCCATGGCAGTCACAGCATTCAACACATTGAGACTTGTATCGTCTTCTCTAGATTCGATTCCTTCAATctctttttctacttcttatTCGTTATCTCTGATCAGCGTCGGTGGCATCACATGTTCTGATGTCAAAAGATGTCTAAAGCACACATGTTCTGTCCGAgccatgtcttcttcttcttcttcggctgCTTCGTCTTCTACCTTCGGATCAAGAATGGAGGAGAGCGTGAAGAAAACGGTGACTGAGAACGTTGTCGTTGTTTACTCCAAAACATGGTGCTCGTAGGTTTTGCTCCCCTTGAAATCTTAATGTTTCTGCTGAGTCTTTTGCTTAgttattaaaacatatatgttTGGTGTGTAACGAAGATACTGTATTGAAGTGAAGACATTGTTCAAGAGACTTGGAGTTCAGCCATTGGTGATCGAATTGGATGAACTTGGTATGTGCTTAACATTTCtgattatttgatttgattatgattaaaaacataaaaagtagTTTATGTTGTCATGGCTTCTTAGTTGTTAGACATTGGAATTATTCATTAGTTTTGCGTTTTAACTTTGGATTTGGTTTCATATGCACATACTAGCTAATCTAAGTTATgttgtctatatatatatatatatatatatttggtgaTTTGGATTCTTTATCCTTAGTCTGAATCTCTGGATCATTTTCAGGTCCACAAGGGCCACAACTGCAGAAGGTACTGGAAAGACTTACTGGACAACGCACTGTTCCTAATGTGTTTGTTGGTAAGTAGTCTAAAACCGTTTGCGTGGATCAATCACATATCTTCTTCATTGAATTAAGTGTACACTATAGTTTCGCTTTGTAAAAATACATAACAATGTCTAATCTTGTGTCCTAATGACCAGGAGGCAAGCACATTGGTGGCTGCACAGGTACTTTCTTCTCTATCTCGCCCTGTTGGATTCGTCATAGATTCTACACATTCAGTACTTCTCTGCCAATTTTGTGATCTACAGATACAGTGAAGCTGAAGAGGAAGGGAGATCTGGCATTGATGTTAGCTGAAGCCAACGGTAAAACCGATCAGACT
The window above is part of the Brassica napus cultivar Da-Ae chromosome C8, Da-Ae, whole genome shotgun sequence genome. Proteins encoded here:
- the LOC106415370 gene encoding glutaredoxin-C5, chloroplastic, which produces MAVTAFNTLRLVSSSLDSIPSISFSTSYSLSLISVGGITCSDVKRCLKHTCSVRAMSSSSSSAASSSTFGSRMEESVKKTVTENVVVVYSKTWCSYCIEVKTLFKRLGVQPLVIELDELGPQGPQLQKVLERLTGQRTVPNVFVGGKHIGGCTDTVKLKRKGDLALMLAEANGKTDQTLRK